From Ascaphus truei isolate aAscTru1 chromosome 20, aAscTru1.hap1, whole genome shotgun sequence, one genomic window encodes:
- the LOC142471153 gene encoding olfactory receptor 11A1-like — protein sequence MFQENQTTVTEFLLLGFQSLQSFNVALFILFLVIYIITLAGNLLIIMLVSNSQSLKSPMYIFLCHLSLSDMLLTTNIAPNMLHVVLNGGGTIHVTGCITQFYFYGVSSSVETLLLTVMSFDRYLAICNPLRYTSIMDFRLSLHLVTWTWLIAFLFTISIVIPVCQLQFCGPHIIDHYFCDFDPLLELSCSDTSIVKLEDFILAIPTILFPFVFITSTYVSISLTILRIPSTTGKQKAFSTCSSHLALVGTFYGTIIAIYMAPSRGQSFNVNKVLSLLYTVGTPLFNPIIYSLRNQEIKLALMKYTYTRRSSSI from the coding sequence ATGTTTCAGGAGAACCAGACAACAGTCACTGAATTTCTGCTCCTGGGATTTCAAAGTCTCCAAAGCTTCAATGTCGCTCTCTTCATTCTGTTCCTCGTGATCTACATCATAACCTTAGCTGGAAACCTGCTGATCATTATGTTGGTGTCAAACAGCCAAAGCCTTAAATCTCCCATGTACATCTTCCTCTGTCACCTTTCCTTGTCTGACATGTTACTCACCACAAACATAGCCCCTAACATGCTCCATGTTGTATTGAACGGAGGGGGCACCATACATGTTACTGGCTGCATCACACAATTTTACTTCTATGGCGTTTCATCATCTGTAGAGACTCTTCTTCTCACAGTGATGTCCTTTGACCGATATCTGGCCATCTGCAACCCACTGCGTTACACCTCCATCATGGACTTCAGACTTAGTCTCCACCTCGTTACCTGGACTTGGTTGATTGCATTTCTGTTCACGATATCCATCGTTATTCCTGTATGCCAGTTACAGTTCTGTGGTCCCCATATCATTGACCATTACTTCTGTGATTTTGATCCTCTTCTGGAGCTCTCTTGTTCAGACACCTCCATTGTGAAACTAGAAGATTTTATCTTAGCCATCCCTACAATACTCTTCCCATTTGTCTTCATCACTTCCACATATGTCTCCATCTCCCTCACCATCCTCAGGATCCCGTCCACCACTGGGAAacagaaagccttctccacctgcagCTCCCACCTGGCACTCGTGGGCACATTTTATGGGACTATCATAGCTATTTACATGGCACCATCCCGAGGACAGTCATTTAATGTAAATAAGGTCCTATCCCTTCTGTACACGGTGGGGACTCCACTTTTCAACCCAATTATATATAGTCTGAGAAATCAGGAGATCAAGTTGGCTTTGATGAAATACACCTATACAAGGAGAAGTTCTTCTATTTAA